The proteins below come from a single Homalodisca vitripennis isolate AUS2020 unplaced genomic scaffold, UT_GWSS_2.1 ScUCBcl_103;HRSCAF=1139, whole genome shotgun sequence genomic window:
- the LOC124370391 gene encoding uncharacterized protein LOC124370391, protein MYRQPVNTGRKPSSENFCSSIMHKIRWRSQERYPSGDQGQRTAHSKMKSAQEYTLRGNSDKCNHDGKRIKDIKYVAKKVRRVTSSIPLVIRSGEAYEVGVEGCESCTLGREGYKKILQSIKIIEILVDGVIEKEQTDLLDSKEIGLDDGFGEGDKSNLKKGSSYDEQPSREKDVNVEKDAVDHNLKCILIMLQKCIGDTLVQICYVKSKNLTDDKKYRHFNIPISDLKLLKFEFTNLTHIIIQLFKKNVKGSKVDEDMCVLCVKEKLIDCQGRLVDELKSGRNLKVVMKNGKARENEQPCCSREYPHVHAEAEGNPIVLKYSLPFQVNKTPEKDVPLDKPTTKQKTTPSKSGSKNVSDIKESPKDSDEKVQENKPVENNSQPIDYSTTGNTNGQQKKEIPINKITKPIPYDQWPDEAGDETEVKSAEKVENRSYNSFRRR, encoded by the exons CCAGTAAACACAGGCCGTAAACCAAGTTCAGAGAACTTCTGCTCCTCGATTATGCACAAAATTAGGTGGAGATCTCAGGAGCGCTATCCTTCCGGTGACCAAGGCCAGCGCACTGCACATTCCAAGATGAAATCAGCACAAGAGTACACACTACGTGGAAATTCAGATAAATGCAACCATGACGGTAAAAGAATAAAAGACATTAAGTACGTTGCTAAGAAGGTGAGAAGGGTGACGTCATCAATTCCACTTGTTATTAGGAGTGGAGAGGCTTACGAGGTGGGGGTGGAAGGCTGTGAATCATGTACCTTGGGACGAGAGGGCTATAAGAAGATATTGCAGTCCATCAAAATTATAGAAATACTAGTCGATGGCGTCATCGAAAAAGAACAAACCGACCTGCTGGATAGTAAGGAGATCGGCTTAGATGACGGGTTTGGTGAGGGGgataaaagtaatttgaaaaaagGTTCCTCATATGACGAACAACCATCACGTGAAAAGGATGTTAACGTTGAGAAAGACGCCGTTGACCATAATCTCAAATGCATTCTAATCATGTTACAGAAGTGCATTGGGGACACTCTTGTTCAAATTTGTTACGTGAAGAGTAAGAACTTGACTGATGACAAGAAATACAGACACTTTAATATCCCCATCAGTGATctcaaacttttgaaatttgagtTTACAAACTTAACACATATAATAATACAACTATTCAAAAAGAACGTAAAAGGAAGTAAGGTAGACGAGGATATGTGCGTCTTGTGTGTAAAGGAAAAACTGATTGACTGCCAAGGAAGACTAGTGGATGAATTAAAATCAGGAAGGAATTTAAAGGTAGTTATGAAAAACGGTAAAGCACGTGAAAATGAACAGCCTTGCTGTTCCCGTGAATACCCCCATGTTCATGCAGAGGCGGAGGGCAATCCCATCGTCCTGAAGTACTCTCTT ccttttcaagtaaataaaactCCAGAGAAAGATGTTCCGCTTGACAAACCAACAACCAAACAAAAAACCACACCAAGTAAATCTGGAAGTAAAAAT GTTTCTGACATAAAGGAATCACCGAAAGACTCTGATGAAAAAGTACaagaaaataaaccagttgagaatAATTCTCAACCTATAGATTATAGTACAACTGGGAATACAAAT gGGCAACAAAAGAAAGAAATTCCAATCAACAAAATAACCAAACCCATACCTTACGACCAATGGCCAGATGAAGCTGGTGATGAAACAGAGGTTAAAtctgcagaaaaggttgaaaacAGATCATACAATTCCTTTAGAAGGCGATAG